The genome window TGTgaaatcaatgcaaataaaaattgtgttttgaaaatcttcttttcaTGCTGATCACATATTTACAAGTTTGAATGGATAGACAAATccacaacagaccaaccaacatacAGACTCCAATATACCAGGAATAACCCCACataccgcattgacacagaatattttgcatgctgtcttcacaagataagaaaaacatatttacatgtttggcgattttaagagttattatgcaattgtgaccttgacctcagagaTATCGAcaattctttggcatgacacaccgttcaatgatggtaaacaaatgtgcatttttttttgtttaatctcacaatgaatgacatagttatggcccagataaACTCACAACCAAACTTAGATAGATATTCAGTCACTATTTATTccaaaaatttgtgttgaaagcCTGTCGACAGGTGTCGCAAGCCAGTGTTATAGGACCTAAAGTCAAAATCAATGTGACCTAATTTttcggcccggcatggcccacgtTTGaagttggcctagagatcatctagattaaacttctgaccaagtttggagaagatcggatgaaaactacttgaattagagagcagataccATACTGAATGctaaaaaacgcacaaagtgaccctgtgacctagtttttagtccggcattgcccatgttaaaacttggcctagagatcatctagataaaattctaaccaagtttggtgaagattggatgaaaactacttaaattacagagcggacagcatgatgaatgttttaaacgcactaagtgaccccgtgacctagtttttgacccggcatgacctatattcaaacttgacctagacatcatctacatacaacttatgaccaagtttggtgaagatccaataaacaccttgaattagagaggggacacttaatacagagccatcgacagacagacaaggtcactcctatataccccactatactatgtttctggggatataatagcaaataatcaagaaatataaaacaagataatcttgataataataattaatactcaAGCAACAAACATATGAACCAGGTATCGTATTGTGGAGCACTAACCAGTTTTTACTGCGGAAGACGACAAGCTTCATTCTGTGTGTGATGGGCGGTTGGGAACCATACCCTTCAATATGAAAACTTGCCAGCTTCTAAGTGTTCCACACAGAGGTCAGCACCTTCACTGTCTCCAGCTCAATCTCTAGGTACACCTACCTATATATGCAAAAATCAATTGAGTGAAACCACTAGTTTGATTATCCATTAGATGCATTCTTGATCAAACATTAGAGCAGTAGTACCCGTGTGATTTACAATATGGGTATTTTTACTGGATGctgtaaaaataacagtttgctttTGTTCACGTCAATGACCATGATAACACATTAATGgctataaaagaaataatgaaattagctgAACAAACGCGAGTTATCAACAACCTATGGCATAACTAGCAAAACCATCAgtacagtttacaaaaaaaaatgcttcttttgaaaaatgggttgtttgtacagtaactgtaacactatttacttacttacagTTTCGTTTCACATTcatatgcattttctaaattttggcatttaaattacataaaaaatatgagtgaaaatagtttcatgcatcgtcagttttaaacaagagtgccaaactgtcacaagatatgccctttcgaaggttttggacaccatgctcaatgcttgaaatgcactaagtgacctcgagacctagttattgacccggcatgacccatatttaaacttgacctagatatcatttagtataacatctgactaaatttggtgaagatcatatgaaaactacttcaataagagagcggacaccatgctaaatacttgaaatgcaatatgtgaccttgtgacctcgtttttgaccctgcatgacccatattccaacttgacctacatatcatctagacacaacttctgaccaaatttggtgaagatcgggtgaaatctacttcaattagaaagcagacaccatgctaaatccttgaaatgcactaagtgacctcgtgacctagtttttgacccggcatgacccatattttaacttgacatagatattgtctagacacaacttctgaccaagtttggtgaagatcggatgaaaactatttaaattagagagcggacactgctgtggacgccgtccgccaagggtgaaactataatacgtcccgtttttaaaaacgggcgtataaaaaaaggAGAGCATAAGATTTGGCTGTGTGAGAGGGTGTTTTGCTGCGTAAATGCGCGACTCTCACGCTGAATGCCCGATACTTGACAGGCGCATGAATgttgatgcaaactacttcaattagagagcagacaccatgctaaatccttgaaatgcactaagtgaccccgtgacctagtttttgacccggcatgacccaaattcgaacttgacctagatattgtctagacacaacttctgaccaagtttggtaaagatcgaatgaaaattatttgaattagaaagcggacacgaaaagtgtgacagactgacagacagtgcgaaaactatatacccccttttcttcgaaagggggcataaaaataacttatccatAGACATCGGATGTATTTTGTAATGGGAATGCTTTGGAGATTACCATAACATTCTGTGCACACGTAAAACCTTTATGAAGAATCCTCAAcattaaagatttattaatatttttgaaaattaagcaaacattcatttttttccatgaaagcattacaattatggctttttataagtataatatgatgtatgaaatagtttttttctttttaattttaagttaatgttgaaccattcaatcactttaaaaacattgcaagttATTGCATTTCCACAAAGCAAATGAATCTTAGCAggtaaattcaatgaatttatcaTTGGTACCCCCAGctgataattttaaaaatctgtatAGAAGTTCACCAGAtgatgttttatgcaaaatatgtatgttcgCACTGCAGTTTTTGAgaagaatatttttaagtgttcattatatatatattatagaaggaaaacaaatttgatcCGAGGGTGGGGCAAATATGATCCAATGATACTTGAACAATCTTGGTGAAGGTCCACAAGATGaactttcatgccaaatatctttgcTCTAGGCCTTGTGATTTATGAGAAAATTTTtgtttttgaggttttttaataTACTAATAAGGAAATTACATTTCCCTCCCCAGTGgggcaattttgaccccaggaacaTAGTTTGAACAATCATGGTACAAGTCCCACCAattaacctttgaactcttaagtGTAATCTTGAGTTTGGAGATTTTGACGTAATTCATTCTTATGACACACCGtcgagtgatggtgaacaaatgtgcttaatgattttaaaatcttacaatgaatgacacagttatggcccggacaagctcatttatggccattttttacttttgaactaaaagtgtgaccttgaccttcgagatttcGACATTATTCCTTCCCATGCAACACCGTCAAATTATGGTGACacatgattttaaattgaatttaattctgacaatgaatgacataataatggcccagacaaggtcatttatggccatttttgacatttgaactcaaagtgtgaccttgacctttgagatattgacgttttCTTGAGCAGTGACCGGCCGTGTCatgattgtgaacatttattgtaagttatttgaaattcctCCAATCAATAACAGACTTACGCTCCAGACAAGCCTAACCCGGACTTTCATACTGACGGACTGATCCACATACACCAAACCGCCAACTGTGACAAATATGTCGAGCTCTCCATAAGTGGGCTCGACAAAAAATCGACTTGCCCACAGGTAAAGGTCCACCACACAATGTTTCATGCTAAATATCTCAGCCCaaggccttgcagtttcagagtagattttttaagtttttccttTTGGTTGCCAGGGCAACAAGGATTTCATGGAAAACAATTCTTGGAGCAACATTGAAGGAGCTTCATGCCAGGAATATTCCTGCCAGTTTCATCAAGCTTTGTCCAAAGGTTTAGTAggagatattgtttaagtaaaaatgttgacatatagaCACACATCGCAAAACAGACAAAGACCAGCAACAATAACTCAAGTTGAGCTATAAAGGGTACATCTCTGAAATGACTAAATCATCCTGATGACTCTTATGCAAGAACCACtgaaaaatgataacaaatttgatctaatttgaatttcactaaattcatacaccaacatatgcagacagaaatttgacattttcaatcaattaaggggcCATAACAGTTTAATTTTACAATGGCTTCAAGGCCTTTCCCCAATTTGGAATGTCAAAATGAACTTTTGCATTATAGTTTATCTGTCTTCAAGGTAACAATCtggtaaaaatattatacataagacAAGTCGGTCAATTAACAGGCGAACAGCTTTGTTGTATACTTAAATAAACCCAATTTTAATGCCTATTAACTTCAAGTTTCATTCAATTCTATGCAATTGCTACTGAAAAACAACTCTGGTCTGAAAAGTAATGTAGGGTTATCTTTTCGAATCAATACTAggcttatttatattacatacccTCAGGTTTGTATACTTGCCAGTTCAGGAGGCGTTATAGAGCGCTATCAGTTAAATGATTATTCCCCGAATATCTTTCAGGTGTGCCAGCTGGGGGCTCCTGGATCACCTTGATCGTTTTCACTACATGCTCACTCTCAGTGAAGTGGCGCTCCAGGTTTGCGTCCGTCAGGATGGCCGCACTCTCCTCTACCCTCCGAACAACCTCGCGACGGCTCTTATCCAGGCAGGTTGAGGTCAGGAAGCCTGTGAGAAGGAGATcggccgaaaaaaaaataaagctaaacaagcaaatttgttaaattgatatcccccgccaatatgcttctggacacaaaagtgttatatttgacactcaaaaaagcattttttcaagatacaaagggccaaaacccCGTAATTAACAgactgtgtacaatgccatttggcgtgcatcgtcctcttatccatatatatactcataccaagtttcaatgaaatcggccaaagcactttcaagatatggctctcgacacaaaagtgctggacggacggaaagatggacggaagaacagacagaaagacgCCAACGCCAAAACATTAATAAGTAGATGTCCAAGAAGaatgaataatttacataaatcaaatcCTAAGTTTACGCTTACATTGTTCAATGTGCGGGCGTCCGCTAGACCATTCCCTCGCACCACTTCAGGAAGTTCTTGATTGCCGTTAGTGCATTCCGCACCGTCTTCAGCTGGTGAGTGGTGTTGAGGAACTGTCGTGGACCTCCATATGGCCCATCCACAACAGCATGTCACTCAACACCACTCCTTCCAAGTAGCCAGACAGGGCCAGGAACCGGTTGATCTTCATGTTGACCTCTTGTGTTTTCGACTCGTTTGCCAACCCACCTGGCCTGCTCCGCAGGAACATGTAGTCTACATATGAGTCAACGATTGAAACTGCAACAAGTATTATTGGATGATATTCTATGCTAGATGGTGAAATCGCATATAATTTAACTAACAACcagtaattccaaagtattataaataaataatatttatcttaaattttaatgtactaTATATTTCCTCacggtttttaatatatatacatgtaacaataataatgactatcaattgaaatgtatataattaaaaaaaaatctgggaaaacagggcttaatgcaccaagtactggttctaccccgaAAACGGActtttcctcctcctcctcatcctccaccTTCTCATCCTCCTATGCCGAGTCATCATGAGTGGCGAGTCTGCTGGTCACCTTTCCTGAAGTTTTCGCGTCCTGTAAATGACGTTTAAATGTAAAAGTTACAAATCGTTTGGTATGGTTTTGTATTAGACATTGATAGaaatatgagaaattaaatacaaaaaccaCACGAACACAATTTAACACTTACTTTCCGGAAACGGCCCTCttgtgtaaacaaaattgaatgtCCCAGCCTCCATTTTGTGCTCCTGTTCTAGATGACGCAGCCGGTCAATCACCGACCGGTCGCACAGCCAGCAAGAGTAGTAATTCCTCGGCTTTGTCTTCTTCACTTTCCGACCGGTCTTAGCACGTGCCTCTGACATCAACGGCTTCATGGGGTCTGCCGTCAGCGCTTGCACCCAGCGAACGTGGTCTGTTACCCGGAGGTACACAGTCGTGTTGCCTTTTACCACGCAAATGGGGCATTGCCTTGGGATAGGCTTTGCGTTTGGTGTCTGAAATATTAGTTTGAAATGTGTACGAAGCAGGTGGCTATCAATATATATGATTCATTAAGAGATGATGAGATAACGGACCcagttaattgattgaaataatgatTATGTGATTGAAGCTGTTATGCTAGGGTAAAATACCAAGGAATGTGTATAgatattgttaacttttttttaatggtgttaaaaatgaatattttattgcaatatttgcacatgctttgttttattttacaaagtaa of Dreissena polymorpha isolate Duluth1 chromosome 15, UMN_Dpol_1.0, whole genome shotgun sequence contains these proteins:
- the LOC127859318 gene encoding uncharacterized protein LOC127859318 → MVKVKVDVAAILSEPVLSVYREDLKNAFTVGIEPVTSWLLGGHHILYATATSGFGVTVQFVKTPNAKPIPRQCPICVVKGNTTVYLRVTDHVRWVQALTADPMKPLMSEARAKTGRKVKKTKPRNYYSCWLCDRSVIDRLRHLEQEHKMEAGTFNFVYTRGPFPEISIVDSYVDYMFLRSRPGGLANESKTQEVNMKINRFLALSGYLEGVVLSDMLLWMGHMEVHDSSSTPLTS